The proteins below are encoded in one region of Drosophila santomea strain STO CAGO 1482 chromosome 3R, Prin_Dsan_1.1, whole genome shotgun sequence:
- the LOC120452293 gene encoding LOW QUALITY PROTEIN: uncharacterized protein LOC120452293 (The sequence of the model RefSeq protein was modified relative to this genomic sequence to represent the inferred CDS: deleted 2 bases in 1 codon) translates to MYVSPCKTNRTENRSNSNIRNVKNRTDLNETIILLPTNRPTTRIQTAADMRYLHDLNVQISQNRRSVSVSKQLDRDLCNQHFDTFETFWGRPGHGARGDKINKLKLDNLLYGASESA, encoded by the exons ATGTATGTATCCCCGTGCAAAACAAATCGAACTGAAAATCGCTCT AATTCGAACATTCGTAATGTGAAAAATCGAACTGATTTAAATGAAACTATAATATTGCTGCCCACCAATCGACCGACAACCAGGATTCAAACGGCCGCCGACATGCGCTATCTGCACGACCTGAATGTCCAGATATCCCAGAACCGACGATCCGTCTCCGTTTCCAAGCAACTGGACAGGGATCTGTGCAACCAGCACTTCGACACCTTCGAAACGTTCTGGGGAAGACCAGGACACGGAGCCCGCGGCGACAAGATCAACAAACTGAAACTGGACAATCTGCTCTACGGCGCCAGCGAATCGGCGTAA
- the LOC120452292 gene encoding uncharacterized protein LOC120452292 encodes MTTSDEMGMGGNFCHDHIQHPLMWCDEKKRLVERKNAEESLRMWRRRKAEECARKEKDKQEYYDLFHQHCPWGRPGGGAPNVEVRRKDITAVGLHSTPTVTTAHRMNLLQPCRYNDFFSMQKKCHNNPLAAYHHHHHHAPPAPPPGGRLGHAHSVHHLQESGPRSSIVTICEREIPHKPGAGVGVNVAKNANGHVDIELRYKPSPPCKGKPLLEKIVVSESEQRCPLQEKLATQKKRLQAKLEKPPCKEPWGKAGPGGKPWRSPKEVGNTFMKSLGWTNKEMLKELDQDNPVTPAEKNTFRKSRPGKPPKPQRCCEMCTCNCPAMQKSPHKPSPLALPIPPGKKCPGPPVPPGPPPGKMLHHLKPQDCGGKPVRLCPRMASRAPCPGSTSTATPDASTAGGNGGAYAEGGGVELVPLLARRRGMHRPISLSSTDVTKRTPSHDRYASKHKHPPKNCQLTTTKIKCINSIIKNISHMKRLPKNLNCKLQCCSCDCPTALATGCCLKRLTLHIRQA; translated from the exons ATGACGACTAGCGATGAAATGGGCATGGGCGGCAACTTCTGCCACGACCACATCCAGCATCCGCTGATGTGGTGCGACGAGAAGAAGCGTCTGGTGGAGCGCAAGAATGCGGAGGAGAGTCTTCGCATGTGGCGGCGCAGGAAGGCGGAGGAGTGTGCTCGCAAGGAGAAGGACAAGCAGGAG TACTACGACCTGTTCCACCAACATTGTCCTTGGGGTCGACCTGGTGGTGGTGCACCCAACGTAGAAGTGCGCCGCAAGGACATCACAGCCGTGGGCCTTCACTCCACGCCCACAGTG ACCACTGCCCACCGAATGAATCTGCTGCAGCCGTGCCGCTACAACGACTTCTTCTCCATGCAGAAGAAGTGCCACAACAATCCGCTGGCCGCCtaccatcaccaccaccaccacgcaCCGCCCGCCCCACCGCCTGGTGGTCGActgggccacgcccactcggTGCATCACCTGCAGGAAAGTGGTCCCAGGAGCAGCATCGTAACGATTTGCGAGCGGGAGATTCCCCACAAGCCCGGAGCGGGAGTTGGTGTCAATGTGGCCAAAAACGCCAACG GCCATGTGGACATAGAACTGCGATACAAGCCCTCTCCTCCATGCAAGGGCAAGCCGCTCCTGGAGAAGATCGTGGTTAGCGAGAGTGAGCAGCGATGTCCTTTGCAGGAAAAGCTGGCCACTCAGAAGAAGCGCCTGCAGGCCAAACTGGAAAAGCCG CCCTGCAAGGAGCCCTGGGGCAAGGCGGGTCCGGGCGGCAAGCCCTGGCGGAGTCCCAAGGAAGTGGGCAACACGTTCATGAAGTCACTG GGCTGGACGAACAAGGAGATGCTGAAGGAGCTGGACCAGGATAACCCGGTGACTCCGGCGGAGAAGAACACATTTCGCAAATCGCGTCCGGGCAAGCCACCAAAACCGCAGCGCTGCTGTGAGATGTGCACCTGCAACTGTCCCGCCATGCAAAAGAGTCCGCACAAGCCGTCGCCCCTCGCACTGCCCATTCCGCCGGGAAAGAAGTGTCCGGGTCCGCCAGTTCCGCCAGGTCCGCCGCCCGGAAAGATGCTGCACCACTTGAAGCCGCAGGACTGCGGCGGCAAGCCCGTCAGGCTGTGCCCCCGCATGGCCTCCAGAGCTCCCTGCCCCGGGAGCACCAGTACCGCCACACCGGATGCCAGTACAGCGGGAGGAAACGGAGGAGCCTATGCCGAGGGTGGCGGGGTGGAGCTGGTTCCCCTGCTGGCCAGAAGGCGTGGCATGCACCGTCCCATCAGCCTCTCCAGCACGGACGTGACCAAGAGGACGCCGTCGCACGATAGGTACGCATCCAAGCACAAGCATCCACCAAAGAACTGTCAGCTGACCACCACCAAGATCAAGTGCATCAACAGCATCATCAAGAACATCAGCCACATGAAGCGGCTGCCCAAGAATCTGAACTGCAAGCTGCAGTGTTGCAGTTGCGATTGCCCCACGGCCTTGGCCACGGGCTGCTGCCTCAAGCGGCTGACCCTGCACATTCGCCAGGCTTGA